In a single window of the Acidobacteriaceae bacterium genome:
- a CDS encoding ECF-type sigma factor, with the protein MGGPKPDKISLDAAMPQLYEELHRIAHIYMSRERGSHTLQPTALIHETYLRMLGQHSVDFRNRAQVLGVAAQMMRRILVNHGEGKNAAKRGADCTMVYLSDSPDVAQSDPVLFDELDQALDRLAAMDERQAKVVELRVFGGLTVDEVAEFLRISVATVHRDWASGRLWLAHALTSS; encoded by the coding sequence ATGGGCGGGCCCAAACCGGACAAGATCTCTCTCGACGCGGCGATGCCGCAGCTCTATGAAGAGCTGCACCGGATCGCCCATATCTACATGAGCCGCGAGCGAGGGTCACACACGCTGCAGCCCACTGCCCTGATCCACGAAACGTATCTACGGATGCTGGGACAGCACAGCGTCGATTTCCGGAACCGCGCGCAGGTGCTTGGCGTGGCCGCGCAGATGATGCGCCGCATCCTGGTCAATCATGGCGAGGGCAAGAACGCAGCCAAGCGCGGTGCAGACTGCACGATGGTCTATCTCTCGGATTCTCCTGACGTAGCGCAATCCGACCCCGTGCTCTTCGATGAGCTTGACCAGGCTCTCGACCGGCTGGCCGCGATGGACGAGCGGCAGGCTAAGGTCGTGGAGTTGCGCGTCTTCGGCGGTCTGACGGTCGATGAAGTCGCAGAGTTTCTCCGCATATCCGTAGCTACCGTGCACCGCGACTGGGCCTCCGGCCGGCTATGGCTGGCCCACGCCCTTACCTCGAGCTAA